The Medicago truncatula cultivar Jemalong A17 chromosome 4, MtrunA17r5.0-ANR, whole genome shotgun sequence genome includes a region encoding these proteins:
- the LOC11432754 gene encoding putative expansin-B2, which yields MAIVLHRIISFAVLFSLLINPCYCLNPKLFNVSEIQNVNDPWQMAIATWYGAPEGAGSDGGACGYGESIEYPPLSKMISAGGPSIFLEGRGCGACYQVKCTENSACSRNPVTVMITDSCPGCAPIQFDLSGTAFGSLANNGQANNLRNAGRINVQYQRVACSFGTSITFAVDSGANPYYFATEIEYENGDGDIVSVELNQSRRWIPMQRSWGARWALNSGSQLQPPFSIKITENGNGKFNTIIAYNVIPRNWQPGKVYRSLVNFKNL from the exons ATGGCTATTGTTCTTCATCGTATAATTTCTTTTGCAGTACTTTTTTCTCTTCTGATTAACCCTTGTTATTGCCTCAACCCTAAATTGTTCAATGTTTCTGAAATTCAAAATGTTAATGATCCATGGCAAATGGCAATAGCTACATGGTATGGAGCACCAGAAGGTGCTGGATCAGATG ggGGTGCATGTGGATATGGTGAAAGTATAGAGTATCCTCCACTTTCTAAAATGATATCAGCTGGAGGTCCATCTATTTTCCTTGAGGGTAGAGGATGTGGTGCTTGTTATCAG GTGAAATGCACAGAAAATAGTGCATGCTCAAGAAATCCTGTGACTGTGATGATCACTGATAGTTGCCCTGGATGTGCACCTATCCAGTTTGATCTAAGTGGAACTGCATTTGGTTCCCTTGCAAATAATGGCCAGGCTAATAATCTTCGTAATGCTGGAAGAATTAATGTTCAATACCAAAg ggttGCATGCTCTTTTGGGACATCAATAACATTTGCAGTCGATAGTGGAGCCAACCCATACTATTTTGCTACAGAAATAGAATATGAAAATGGAGATGGTGACATTGTATCTGTAGAATTGAATCAATCAAGAAGATGGATTCCAATGCAACGTTCTTGGGGTGCAAGATGGGCTTTGAACTCAGGTTCACAATTGCAACCTCCATTTTCCATTAAGATCACagaaaatggaaatggaaagtTCAACACTATTATAGCTTACAATGTGATTCCAAGAAATTGGCAACCTGGCAAAGTTTATCGTTCATTGGTTAATTTTAAGAATCTATGA
- the LOC11429713 gene encoding zinc finger protein ZAT1, with the protein MALIVDQQSNFKHFCKICKKGFGCGRALGGHMRAHGIGDETSQMDDDDPASDWEGGNVPPSNKRMYSLRTNPNKLKSCRVCEHCGKEFFSWKSFLEHGKCNSDDADEEFIISSPESDAMADDGDGVSARRGCGWSKRKRSMRTKVGSYNNNYNNPSSEEEDLANCLMMLSNAIVDPLEVEPEESCASASKDEERRNPMNFIAPLSYRIPYENNNNNNKAKGVAKGLFECKACKKVFNSHQALGGHRASHKKVKGCFAARLDQNPDDSIVEDDVITQDEFFPSKPNSTLQYDHGTSNNPTLMASSSKRKSKVHECSICHRSFSSGQALGGHKRCHWITSNAPDTSTLARFQQFQDQIEQIPKFDNSSEPIDLKLDLNLPAPTNTQIYLQPTWGANSSATKDNKIKEDNNNSQQNQNKNLVDQNNETQEKNKNNNLKTLVQNVDNEDDSKVKLAKLSELKDVINIGGSSSPWLQVGIGTTTDVRNDT; encoded by the coding sequence ATGGCTTTGATTGTGGATCAACAATCAAACTTCAAACACTTTtgtaaaatttgcaaaaaaggcTTCGGATGTGGAAGAGCATTAGGTGGACATATGAGAGCTCATGGCATAGGCGATGAAACAAGTCAAATGGACGACGATGATCCGGCGAGCGATTGGGAAGGTGGCAATGTCCCACCAAGTAACAAACGTATGTATTCTTTAAGAACAAATCCTAATAAGCTAAAAAGTTGTAGGGTGTGTGAGCATTGTGgcaaagaatttttttcttggaaatcaTTCCTCGAACATGGAAAATGCAATTCAGACGACGCGGATGAAGAGTTTATCATATCCTCTCCAGAATCTGACGCCATGGCAGATGATGGTGATGGCGTCAGTGCCAGGAGAGGATGTGGCTGGTCGAAAAGGAAAAGGTCGATGCGAACTAAAGTAGGCAGttataataacaattataataatccTTCTAGTGAAGAAGAAGATCTAGCAAATTGTTTAATGATGTTGTCCAATGCTATTGTTGATCCTCTTGAGGTTGAACCGGAAGAATCATGTGCCTCCGCTAGcaaagatgaagaaagaagaaaccCTATGAATTTTATTGCACCATTGTCTTATAGAATCCCCTatgaaaacaacaataacaacaataaagcCAAAGGTGTTGCAAAAGGGTTATTTGAATGCAAAGCATGCAAAAAAGTTTTCAACTCACATCAAGCATTAGGTGGCCATAGAGCAAGTCACAAAAAGGTTAAGGGATGTTTTGCAGCAAGGCTTGATCAAAACCCTGATGATAGTATTGTTGAGGATGATGTCATCACACAAGATGAATTTTTTCCATCAAAACCAAACTCAACCCTACAATATGATCATGGCACTTCTAACAACCCTACATTAATGGCTTCTTCATCCAAGAGAAAATCCAAAGTACATGAATGCTCAATTTGTCATAGGAGTTTCTCTTCCGGACAAGCATTAGGTGGTCACAAGAGATGTCATTGGATCACATCAAATGCACCCGACACATCGACATTGGCTAGGTTTCAACAATTTCAAGACCAAATAGAACAAATACCTAAATTTGATAACTCTTCTGAGCCAATTGATCTCAAACTTGACCTTAATCTTCCGGCTCCGACAAATACACAAATTTACTTGCAACCAACATGGGGTGCAAATTCAAGTGCAACAAAGGACAACAAGATCAAAGAGGATAATAACAATAGccaacaaaatcaaaacaaaaacctagttgatcaaaataatgaaactcaagagaaaaacaaaaacaacaaccttAAGACATTGGTACAAAATGTTGATAATGAAGATGATAGCAAGGTCAAGCTGGCAAAATTAAGTGAGTTAAAGGATGTAATTAACATTGGTGGAAGTTCTTCACCATGGTTGCAAGTTGGAATTGGTACAACAACTGATGTGAGGAATGATAcgtaa